The nucleotide window ATATCGCGGATATGATAGTGCCGGTGTCATGTTGTATGACGGAGATGCTGTTAAACTGTCAAAGACCAAAGGAAAGGTTTCAGATCTTGAAGCAAAAGCTCAGAGTGAAATTACAACTAATGGTACTATTGGAATGGGACATACGCGTTGGGCGACCCATGGTGTTCCAAATGATGTCAATTCTCATCCTCATGTTTCAAATTCGGGTGATTTGGTAATTGTCCATAACGGGATTATCGAGAATTACGGCCCATTGAAAGAAGAGTTGAAAAAAAGAGGTTATACATTTTCTTCAGATACTGATACTGAAGTTTTGGTTAACCTTATTGAAGAAGTACAAAAAAACGAAAAATTAAAGCTGGGTAAAGCTGTACAGGTGGCTTTGAATCAAGTGGTTGGGGCTTATGCCATTGCTGTTTTTGATAAAAAAAATCCAAATGAGATTGTAGCGGCAAGATTGGGAAGTCCTTTGGCGATTGGAATTGGTGAAGGTGAATATTTCATCGCATCAGATGCGTCGCCATTTATCGAGTATACTACTAATGCCGTGTATCTTGAAGATGGTGAAATGGCCAACATAAGACTGCACAGACCAATGAAAGTGCGTAAAATTAAAGATGATTCTGTAGTCGATCCTTATATTCAAGAGCTTCAAATGAATTTGGAGCAAATTGAAAAAGGAGGTTACGATCATTTTATGCTAAAAGAAATCTACGAACAGCCTAGTGTTATCAAAGATACTTACAGAGGAAGATTGCACGCCAATGAGGGAATTATTCAGATGGCGGGTGTCGAGGATAACCTTGAAAAGTTTTTGAACGCTGACAGAATTATTATTGTAGCCTGTGGTACTTCATGGCATGCTGGTTTGGTTGCTGAATATATTATTGAAGAGTTTACCAGGATACCTGTAGAGGTAGAATATGCTTCTGAATTTAGATATCGTAATCCAATTATTAACAGTAAAGATGTTGTAATCGCTATTTCGCAATCGGGTGAAACAGCTGATACTATGGCTGCAATTAAATTGGCCAAAGACAACGGAGCTTTTGTTTTTGGAGTGTGTAATGTTGTGGGTTCGTCTATTTCTAGAGAATCACACGGAGGCGCCTACACACATGCCGGACCAGAGATTGGAGTTGCTTCTACAAAAGCATTTACAACTCAAATTACGGTGTTGACGATGTTGGCATTACGTTTGGCTAAAGCCAAAGGAACAATGTCACAGACAGATTACCAAACGTATTTGCAGGAATTGGAAATTATTCCGGATAAAGTGAAAGAGGCTTTGGAAACAAATGCTAAATCTGAGGAGATCGCAGCTGTTTTCAAGGATTCGCCTAACTGCTTATACTTGGGACGCGGATACAATTTCCCTGTTGCTCTTGAAGGTGCTTTGAAACTAAAAGAGATTTCATATATTCATGCTGAAGGTTATCCTGCAGCCGAAATGAAACACGGGCCTATTGCATTGATTGATGAATTGATGCCAGTTATTATTATTGCGCCAAAACAAGGGCATTATGATAAAATTGTAAGTAATATTCAGGAAATCAAGTCGCGAAGCGGAAAAATTATAGCCGTAGTGACAAAAGGAGATATTCAGGTGCGTGAATTGGCAGATTATGTTATTGAAATACCAGAAACATCAGATGCTTTGTCACCATTGATTACAACCATTCCGTTGCAACTTTTGTCTTATCATATCGCTGTTATGAGAGGATGTAATGTTGACCAGCCTCGAAACTTGGCAAAATCAGTTACGGTTGAATAAATAATTGACCTATTTTTTTTAATAAAAGCGAGATTCAAGTCTCGCTTTTGTTGTTTTATGCTTTTTGCGAAAGCGACTTTGGTTTTTATGATTTATTTAACAAAATTATTAAATTGTTATGTATGCATAATATTTGATGGGAATAATTTGTAATTTTTTTGATAATTCTGCAAAATACAAAAATACTGAATTGTCATATAATTAGTAATTTTGTTGGTGATAATTATATTTTTTTTGATTTTTCCATTAATAATTAAAAAATATATGTAATTTGCTCCAACTAACCTACTAATTTTTACCTTATGAAATTGTGCTTGTTTTTTATTACATTATTCTTTTGTAGTGTCTCTTTTGCGCAAAATTCCATCAAAGGTGTTGTCACCGATGAAAAAAATCAACCTGTTTTGGGAGTCAACATTAACGTCGTCGGTACTGATGAAGGAGCAGTGACCGAATCTGATGGAACATTTGCATTAATTACAACTAAAAAGCTTCCTTTTTCGATTGAAATTACTGCTCTTGGATATCTTTCGGTTAAAACGAAAGTTGAATCCGTATCGCAGAAAATCAACATTAAACTGAAGGAAGAGGAAACAAAACTAAATGAAATTGTTGTTTCTGCCTCAAGAGCGCCTGAGCGAGTACTTCAATCTCCTGTTGCCATCGAAAGGATGGGAATACAGCAGGTGAAAAGCACCACAGCACCCACTTTTTATGACGGTTTGGAAAATTTAAAAGAAGTACAGTTTAATACCAGTAGTATTTCGTTCAAAACTGTCAATACCCGTGGTTTTGCATCTGTTGGGAATACCCGTTTTATGCAATTGGTTGACGGTATGGATAATTCTTCGCCTGCCTTGAACTTTGTGTTGGGTAATTTAGTTGGTCTTTCGGATATTGATGTGGCTAGTGTGGAGCTTTTGCCGGGAGCGTCTTCTGCTTTGTACGGGGCAAATGCGTTCAACGGGATTTTATTTATGAACAGTAAAAATCCTTTTACGCATCAGGGAATTAGTACTTATGTGAAATATGGTCAGACTTCTCAGGATGTCGCTGGTACAAATGATTATTTTGATATGGGAATTAGAATGGCCACCGCTTTTGATAAACATTTTGCAGTAAAAGCCAACTTCAATTATATGAAAGCGACCGAATGGATTGCCGATGATAGGAGAAGTATGACCGGTGGTTCGATAGGTCATGAAATGAATCAGAATTATGATGGTTTGAATATTTATGGTGACGAGGTGACCACTTTTATAAACAATGTGGGGCAGGTGAGCAGAACCGGTTATCGTGAAAAAGATTTGAATGATAATAAGGTGAATAGTGTAAAGGCAGATTTTTCTATGCATTTCAGACCGTGGGAAAACGATACTGAAATTATTTTTCAATACAAACTAGGTTTGGGGAATACTATTTACCAAGGAGCCAATAGATATGCTTTGAATGATTTCTTTATGAGTCAGACCAAAGTGGAGGTAAAAGGGAAAAATTTCTTTGTCAGAGCGTATCGTTCTTCCGAGGATGCGGGGGATTCTTATGATATGCGCTTTGCGGGTTGGAATGTGCAAAGATTGGCAAAATCAGATACCAACTGGTTTACGGATTATGCCACGGCTTTCCAATTGTCGTCGGCAACTTTGGGGCTTAATGCTAATGATGCAGCAAATTATGCAAGAACTTTTGCTGATACAAACGTTTCTCCAGGTTTGAACTTGGTTCCTAATACAGATCCGTCTAATCCTTCGGCACCAAGAGGAGTTAGGTTTGAACCGGGTTCTCCTGAGTTTGCTAATGCGTTGAATACCGTTAAGAGTAATCCTGATTTTACAGAGGGTGCCAAATTTAAAGATCAATCAAAAATATACCATTCGGATGTTAATTATAATTTTAGAGACTTAATCAAATTTGCTGAAATCCAGGTTGGAGGTTCTGCGCGTCAATATGAAATGAATTCCAGTGGGTCTATTTTTACCGATTATGATGGACCAATTCGTTACAATGAATATGGAATTTATACGCAAGCTTCCAAGCTTTTTATGGAGGATCGTCTGAAAGTTGTTGCCTCTATTCGCTATGATAAAAGCCAGAATTTTGATGGAAATTTATCACCAAGAGTTTCTTTTGTTTATTCTGCCGGAGCTCAAAAAAATCACAATTTCAGAGCTTCTTTTCAGACGGGTTTCAGGAATCCTACCACGCAAGACCAGTACATTGGACTTGATTTAGGACCATTTGCATTAATTGGTTCAGCACCCGAAAATTTAGTTCGTTTTTCAGAGACTTTAAATGTGAGTTCAGCAGGTGTGGCGGCAGGTTCAAGTCCCAAAGTGACTATGGATGGGCGAAACGCTTATAATAATTCCTATACGCTTCCATCTGTTCAGGCGTTTGCTGCTGCTTTGGCTGCGAATCCTTCCAATGTTGCGGGTGCTGCTGCTTTGCTGGAATCTGCAAATGTTGAGTTGGTTCGTCCGGAAGAAGTAAAAGCCTATGAGGTTGGGTATCGTTCTGTAATTAACAATGATTTGTCGATTGATCTGAATGCGTATTATAATCAATACAATCATTTTCTAAATACTTCGAGAGTTGCGGGTGTTTACTATGGAGATGTAAATGCACCTCTTAATTTGTCGGATCCATTAAGTCCGGTTTATGCTTTGACGAGAACCGATAGAAGAATTTATCAGGTGTATACCAATACTAATGCCAATGTTTCATCTTATGGTTTTGGTGCCGGATTGTCCAAAAAAGTATATAAAGATTTTGAATTAGGAGTAAATTATAATTATTCGGAATTGGATTTTAATCAAGCAGATGATCCAGGATTTGTTACAGGATTCAACACTCCGAAACACAGGGTGAAAGCTTCGTTTGGAAATGCGAGATTGTTTAAAAATTTTGGATTTAATACTAATGTAAGATGGAATTCGGAATATTTATGGCAATCTTCTTTTGCTGATGGAATGATTCCTCAAAACACCGTGGTTGATGCTCAAGTGAATTATGCTGTTCCGAAATATAAATTACTGTTCAAATTGGGAGGAACAAACATAGGAGGCAAGGATTAT belongs to Flavobacterium gilvum and includes:
- the glmS gene encoding glutamine--fructose-6-phosphate transaminase (isomerizing) produces the protein MCGIVGYIGHREAYPIVIKGLKRLEYRGYDSAGVMLYDGDAVKLSKTKGKVSDLEAKAQSEITTNGTIGMGHTRWATHGVPNDVNSHPHVSNSGDLVIVHNGIIENYGPLKEELKKRGYTFSSDTDTEVLVNLIEEVQKNEKLKLGKAVQVALNQVVGAYAIAVFDKKNPNEIVAARLGSPLAIGIGEGEYFIASDASPFIEYTTNAVYLEDGEMANIRLHRPMKVRKIKDDSVVDPYIQELQMNLEQIEKGGYDHFMLKEIYEQPSVIKDTYRGRLHANEGIIQMAGVEDNLEKFLNADRIIIVACGTSWHAGLVAEYIIEEFTRIPVEVEYASEFRYRNPIINSKDVVIAISQSGETADTMAAIKLAKDNGAFVFGVCNVVGSSISRESHGGAYTHAGPEIGVASTKAFTTQITVLTMLALRLAKAKGTMSQTDYQTYLQELEIIPDKVKEALETNAKSEEIAAVFKDSPNCLYLGRGYNFPVALEGALKLKEISYIHAEGYPAAEMKHGPIALIDELMPVIIIAPKQGHYDKIVSNIQEIKSRSGKIIAVVTKGDIQVRELADYVIEIPETSDALSPLITTIPLQLLSYHIAVMRGCNVDQPRNLAKSVTVE
- a CDS encoding TonB-dependent receptor; this encodes MKLCLFFITLFFCSVSFAQNSIKGVVTDEKNQPVLGVNINVVGTDEGAVTESDGTFALITTKKLPFSIEITALGYLSVKTKVESVSQKINIKLKEEETKLNEIVVSASRAPERVLQSPVAIERMGIQQVKSTTAPTFYDGLENLKEVQFNTSSISFKTVNTRGFASVGNTRFMQLVDGMDNSSPALNFVLGNLVGLSDIDVASVELLPGASSALYGANAFNGILFMNSKNPFTHQGISTYVKYGQTSQDVAGTNDYFDMGIRMATAFDKHFAVKANFNYMKATEWIADDRRSMTGGSIGHEMNQNYDGLNIYGDEVTTFINNVGQVSRTGYREKDLNDNKVNSVKADFSMHFRPWENDTEIIFQYKLGLGNTIYQGANRYALNDFFMSQTKVEVKGKNFFVRAYRSSEDAGDSYDMRFAGWNVQRLAKSDTNWFTDYATAFQLSSATLGLNANDAANYARTFADTNVSPGLNLVPNTDPSNPSAPRGVRFEPGSPEFANALNTVKSNPDFTEGAKFKDQSKIYHSDVNYNFRDLIKFAEIQVGGSARQYEMNSSGSIFTDYDGPIRYNEYGIYTQASKLFMEDRLKVVASIRYDKSQNFDGNLSPRVSFVYSAGAQKNHNFRASFQTGFRNPTTQDQYIGLDLGPFALIGSAPENLVRFSETLNVSSAGVAAGSSPKVTMDGRNAYNNSYTLPSVQAFAAALAANPSNVAGAAALLESANVELVRPEEVKAYEVGYRSVINNDLSIDLNAYYNQYNHFLNTSRVAGVYYGDVNAPLNLSDPLSPVYALTRTDRRIYQVYTNTNANVSSYGFGAGLSKKVYKDFELGVNYNYSELDFNQADDPGFVTGFNTPKHRVKASFGNARLFKNFGFNTNVRWNSEYLWQSSFADGMIPQNTVVDAQVNYAVPKYKLLFKLGGTNIGGKDYIQVIGAGYIGQQWFASLTINP